A single Gemmatimonadota bacterium DNA region contains:
- a CDS encoding peptidyl-alpha-hydroxyglycine alpha-amidating lyase family protein → MVRLPRLALASAATLFALPAIPTDAQIIIPNPYAVADSTFGELPEGRSWGAMSAVYTGPDGRTIWAMDRCGANGCVGREEVDMIFRFDLEGRLLQSFGAGLLAVPHGMHVDRDGNVWVVDTAWLGARREGVGHVVRKFTADGELLMTLGEWGVEGDGPSHFTRPSDVLVAPDGNIFVADGHDNDGNNRIVKFSPDGRFLMEFGTTGSGIGEFRDPHALALDSQGRLFVGDRGNKRIQIFDQEGNHLATWTQFGSPSGIYIDADDTIYVADSDSNSTRNPGWRRGIYIGSARDGWVTAFIQDPEPNPDGGVTSGAEGVAVDAEGSVYGAEVGPRTLRKHVRR, encoded by the coding sequence ATGGTCCGCCTCCCACGCCTGGCACTCGCCTCGGCGGCGACGCTCTTCGCCCTTCCCGCGATCCCCACGGATGCCCAGATCATCATCCCGAATCCTTACGCCGTCGCCGACTCGACCTTCGGCGAGCTTCCGGAGGGGCGGAGTTGGGGGGCGATGAGCGCCGTGTACACGGGCCCGGACGGACGGACGATCTGGGCGATGGACCGGTGCGGCGCGAACGGATGCGTCGGGCGTGAAGAGGTGGACATGATCTTCCGGTTCGACCTGGAAGGGCGGCTCCTCCAGAGCTTCGGTGCGGGCCTCCTCGCGGTCCCGCATGGGATGCACGTGGACCGTGACGGGAACGTCTGGGTCGTGGATACCGCCTGGCTCGGGGCACGGCGCGAGGGCGTGGGGCACGTCGTCCGGAAGTTCACCGCCGACGGGGAGCTCCTGATGACACTCGGAGAGTGGGGAGTCGAGGGCGACGGGCCGAGCCATTTCACCCGCCCTTCGGACGTGCTCGTGGCCCCGGACGGGAATATCTTCGTGGCCGACGGGCACGACAACGACGGAAACAACAGGATCGTGAAGTTCTCTCCGGATGGGCGTTTCCTCATGGAATTCGGGACGACCGGAAGTGGGATCGGAGAATTTCGGGATCCCCACGCCCTCGCCCTGGACTCGCAGGGCCGGCTCTTCGTCGGAGATCGCGGAAACAAGCGGATCCAGATCTTCGACCAGGAGGGGAACCACCTCGCCACCTGGACACAGTTCGGGAGCCCGAGCGGAATCTACATAGATGCGGACGACACGATCTATGTCGCCGATTCGGACTCCAACTCCACGCGGAATCCAGGCTGGCGGCGCGGGATTTACATCGGAAGCGCACGGGACGGCTGGGTGACCGCCTTCATCCAGGATCCCGAGCCGAATCCCGACGGCGGGGTGACGAGTGGCGCGGAAGGAGTGGCGGTGGATGCGGAAGGAAGTGTGTACGGGGCCGAGGTCGGCCCGAGGACCCTTCGGAAGCACGTGAGGAGATGA
- a CDS encoding PQQ-binding-like beta-propeller repeat protein, whose amino-acid sequence MNRTILVTALALIGFAQPAHSQAGALNGEWRHWGGDPGATRFSPLAALTEENVGELEVAFRWTARNFGPNPETNFRATPLMVNGVLYTTAGSRRSVAAIDAATGETLWTWRNSEEREGPRQNSGRGVAYAENAAGEGRIYVITPGFQLFLLDARTGWEIESFGEGGRVDLRATLEAEWGSPIDREDADVGSSSPPVVAGGVVVVGAAHVASLRPNSRANIPGYIQAFDAETGALKWVFHTIPRPGELGYETWEEGSADYTGNAGAWPTFTVDEEFGLVYLPTEAATSDYYGGHRLGDNLFSSTLLALNLQTGEREWHHQILRHDVWDWDNPTAPILIDIEVDGETVPAVVQVTKQSFAYVFNRATGEPVWPFVEFPVPPSDVPGERMAESQLIPTRPPAFDRQGFGPDDIVDFTPEIRALAEAALENVRFGGLFAGASLVNAPDGSTGTITLPGTTGGANWEGAVADPETGMLFVASQTAPAVLALAETPPDAEIDYVVGRFGSPTVQGIPIVKPPWGRISAIDLNEGELLWQVANADTPARIRDNPLLAGIEVPRTGWATRAGLLVTRNVLFAGEGAGGTPTFRAHDKMTGEILWEAELPASQTGMPMAYELDGRPYVVVPVAGPGAPAEFVVFTLP is encoded by the coding sequence GTGAATCGTACGATCCTCGTGACCGCGCTCGCTCTGATCGGCTTCGCTCAACCGGCTCACTCGCAGGCGGGAGCCCTCAATGGCGAATGGCGCCACTGGGGCGGTGATCCCGGCGCGACCCGGTTCTCTCCCCTCGCCGCTCTCACCGAAGAGAACGTGGGCGAGCTCGAAGTCGCCTTCCGTTGGACGGCGCGCAACTTCGGCCCGAACCCCGAAACGAACTTCCGTGCCACTCCTCTGATGGTGAACGGGGTGCTCTACACGACGGCGGGTTCGCGCCGCTCCGTCGCCGCGATCGACGCCGCAACCGGGGAAACGCTGTGGACCTGGCGAAACTCCGAAGAGAGGGAAGGGCCGCGCCAGAACTCGGGGCGGGGTGTCGCCTACGCCGAGAACGCGGCCGGGGAAGGGCGGATCTACGTTATCACGCCGGGCTTCCAGCTCTTTCTGCTCGATGCCCGGACGGGGTGGGAGATCGAGAGCTTCGGGGAGGGTGGGCGCGTGGACCTTCGCGCCACCCTCGAGGCCGAATGGGGAAGCCCGATCGACCGCGAAGACGCGGATGTCGGCTCGAGCTCGCCCCCCGTGGTGGCCGGCGGGGTCGTGGTCGTCGGCGCGGCGCACGTCGCTTCGCTCCGCCCCAATTCGAGGGCGAACATCCCCGGGTACATCCAGGCCTTCGACGCCGAAACGGGGGCTCTGAAGTGGGTCTTCCACACGATTCCCAGGCCGGGCGAGCTCGGCTACGAAACGTGGGAAGAGGGCTCCGCGGATTACACGGGAAACGCCGGTGCCTGGCCTACCTTCACCGTGGACGAGGAGTTCGGGTTGGTCTATCTCCCGACCGAAGCGGCCACGAGCGACTATTACGGAGGCCACCGCCTCGGGGACAATCTCTTTTCCTCGACGCTCCTGGCGCTGAATCTCCAGACGGGGGAGCGGGAGTGGCATCACCAGATCCTCCGCCACGATGTCTGGGACTGGGACAACCCCACGGCCCCGATCCTGATCGACATCGAGGTGGACGGTGAGACGGTGCCCGCCGTCGTGCAGGTGACCAAACAGAGCTTCGCCTATGTCTTCAATCGAGCGACCGGCGAACCGGTTTGGCCCTTCGTGGAGTTTCCGGTTCCCCCGTCGGACGTCCCGGGCGAGCGTATGGCGGAAAGCCAGCTCATTCCGACCCGGCCCCCGGCGTTCGACCGCCAGGGGTTCGGGCCCGACGACATCGTGGACTTCACCCCCGAGATCAGAGCCCTCGCGGAGGCGGCACTCGAGAACGTCCGCTTCGGCGGGCTCTTCGCGGGAGCGTCGCTCGTCAACGCTCCGGACGGGTCGACCGGGACGATCACCCTTCCGGGGACCACCGGGGGCGCGAACTGGGAGGGCGCGGTCGCGGATCCGGAGACGGGGATGCTCTTCGTCGCCTCGCAGACGGCGCCAGCGGTCCTCGCCCTGGCGGAGACCCCGCCGGATGCGGAAATCGACTATGTAGTCGGGCGCTTCGGCTCGCCGACGGTCCAGGGCATTCCCATCGTGAAGCCACCGTGGGGGCGGATCAGCGCCATCGACCTGAACGAGGGCGAGCTTCTTTGGCAGGTGGCGAACGCGGACACTCCCGCGCGAATCCGAGACAATCCGCTTCTCGCCGGAATCGAGGTCCCGCGCACCGGATGGGCGACCCGCGCCGGGCTCCTGGTGACTCGAAACGTCCTCTTCGCCGGGGAAGGGGCGGGCGGAACGCCGACCTTCCGGGCGCACGACAAGATGACGGGGGAGATCCTCTGGGAGGCCGAGCTTCCGGCATCGCAGACAGGGATGCCCATGGCGTACGAGCTGGACGGCCGGCCCTACGTCGTGGTACCGGTCGCCGGACCGGGCGCGCCGGCCGAGTTCGTGGTCTTCACCCTTCCCTGA
- a CDS encoding YbhB/YbcL family Raf kinase inhibitor-like protein, giving the protein MTGCRRVAALGAVVVAGFWAAGTAAQEIHRIAVESPTMTAFETMPRDYSPDGRNLSPPLTWSNLPEGTRQIVVICEDHGAGNPPPWVHWLIYNIPGTATGLPEGLPIDRRTPMPAELAGAVHGDNGWGLPMYRGPAPPLGNINHYRFVVIALDQELNLPPELNRAQVLEAIEGHVIGEGEMVPIYQRQPMDSPASQL; this is encoded by the coding sequence ATGACGGGTTGCCGCAGGGTGGCCGCGCTGGGCGCGGTCGTGGTCGCCGGTTTCTGGGCTGCGGGAACCGCCGCTCAGGAAATTCATCGCATCGCCGTCGAGAGTCCGACGATGACGGCCTTCGAGACGATGCCGAGGGACTACAGCCCCGACGGGCGGAACCTCTCTCCGCCCTTGACCTGGTCGAATCTTCCTGAAGGGACCCGCCAGATCGTCGTGATCTGCGAAGACCACGGCGCCGGAAATCCGCCCCCCTGGGTGCACTGGCTCATCTACAACATTCCGGGGACCGCGACCGGACTTCCGGAAGGGCTTCCGATCGACCGCCGGACCCCGATGCCCGCGGAGCTCGCGGGGGCCGTCCATGGGGACAACGGGTGGGGTCTCCCGATGTACCGCGGCCCCGCGCCCCCCCTCGGAAACATCAATCACTATCGCTTCGTCGTAATCGCGCTGGATCAGGAGCTGAACCTCCCTCCCGAACTGAACCGGGCCCAGGTGCTGGAGGCGATCGAAGGGCATGTGATCGGAGAGGGGGAGATGGTCCCGATCTACCAGCGACAGCCGATGGATTCTCCCGCAAGCCAACTCTGA
- a CDS encoding SET domain-containing protein, with protein sequence MAPPADPLPPVRCVRYSFWCGDVRDFPFSPGNPPHLAGFHATLSPSNPVFTVPTVLRRSAIHGVGAFAVEFIPARTMIWDFTPEVDWTLTAEELASFPQPFQARLRHYTYLDETGVYVLCGDHARFMNHADLPNCDDRGSYTVTNRDIGPGEELTCDYRTFDLEVDGSELRAAATGAIAAGAPADQPRAAAHR encoded by the coding sequence ATGGCTCCACCCGCAGATCCCCTTCCACCGGTGCGGTGCGTGCGCTATTCCTTTTGGTGCGGCGACGTTCGGGACTTCCCCTTCTCTCCCGGGAATCCCCCTCACCTCGCCGGTTTTCATGCCACCCTTTCCCCCTCGAACCCCGTGTTCACCGTACCGACCGTGCTCCGCCGGAGTGCCATTCACGGCGTGGGCGCGTTTGCGGTGGAGTTTATCCCCGCGCGCACCATGATCTGGGATTTCACTCCCGAGGTGGATTGGACCCTCACCGCCGAAGAGCTCGCTTCTTTCCCCCAACCCTTCCAGGCCAGGCTCCGGCATTACACTTACCTGGACGAGACGGGGGTCTACGTGCTCTGCGGAGACCATGCTCGTTTCATGAATCATGCGGACCTTCCCAATTGCGACGACCGCGGGTCGTACACGGTCACGAACCGGGATATCGGGCCGGGTGAGGAGCTGACCTGCGACTACCGCACCTTCGACTTGGAGGTCGACGGGAGCGAGCTTCGGGCCGCCGCGACCGGCGCCATCGCCGCCGGGGCGCCGGCAGACCAGCCCAGGGCGGCCGCGCATCGGTGA
- a CDS encoding gluconate 2-dehydrogenase subunit 3 family protein: protein MSDEQPRKISRREMLKSAGLAGAAVAFPGTLAGTTPEKTALPVLGEGTARGARSAAAPPRALQTLTVAEFEILTAIVARIIPADELGPGAREAGAMYYIDRELGGALSGQKEAYQIGLAALDRYSRYSRGRPFVELSETEQDSVLIDCQGGSATNTGAGFAGSSGQFFNMIRSHTLQGTFSDPYYGGNQDFIGWDLLRYPGVRTGVSATDQARMEAQELPPNHRSAYER, encoded by the coding sequence ATGTCGGACGAGCAACCCCGCAAAATTTCTCGACGGGAGATGCTGAAGAGCGCTGGCCTCGCCGGCGCCGCTGTAGCGTTCCCCGGGACACTTGCCGGGACCACACCCGAAAAGACCGCCCTTCCAGTGCTGGGGGAGGGGACCGCGAGGGGCGCGAGATCCGCCGCCGCCCCGCCGAGGGCGCTTCAGACCCTCACGGTCGCCGAGTTCGAGATTCTGACCGCCATTGTCGCGCGCATCATCCCGGCCGATGAGTTGGGCCCGGGCGCCCGCGAAGCGGGGGCGATGTATTACATCGACCGGGAGCTCGGAGGCGCTCTCTCCGGGCAGAAGGAGGCTTATCAGATCGGCCTCGCCGCCCTGGACCGTTACAGCCGCTATTCGCGGGGCCGTCCCTTCGTGGAGCTTTCGGAAACGGAGCAGGACTCCGTCCTGATCGACTGCCAGGGCGGGTCCGCCACGAACACCGGCGCCGGCTTTGCGGGAAGCTCCGGCCAGTTCTTCAACATGATCCGGTCGCACACGCTCCAGGGGACCTTCTCCGATCCCTATTACGGGGGAAACCAGGACTTCATCGGGTGGGACCTCCTCCGTTATCCGGGCGTCCGTACGGGAGTGAGCGCGACGGACCAGGCGCGCATGGAAGCCCAGGAGCTTCCCCCGAACCACCGCTCCGCTTACGAGCGCTGA
- a CDS encoding DUF5612 domain-containing protein translates to MTRIFMESSTEENAPLGLVVETRPGTGVLHQLTGVIARLGGDITWVVILDSKKPVETIYFEIGGVEALGEIVAELEALPVVVSASEERPMERIFGKRVIIIGGGAQVGQVAVGAVSEADRHNLRGERISVDTIPLVGEAALAEAVHAVARLPRARALVLAGAIMGGEIEKAVRAVREKGLLVISLNMAGSVPEAADLVVSDPIQAGVMAVMAIADTAKFRIEKLKKKTY, encoded by the coding sequence ATGACCAGGATTTTTATGGAGAGTTCGACGGAAGAAAACGCGCCCCTCGGCCTCGTGGTGGAGACAAGACCGGGGACCGGCGTGCTCCACCAGTTGACCGGCGTCATCGCCCGCCTAGGCGGAGACATCACCTGGGTCGTCATCCTCGACAGCAAAAAGCCCGTGGAAACGATTTACTTCGAGATCGGAGGGGTCGAGGCGCTCGGGGAGATCGTGGCCGAGCTCGAGGCGCTCCCCGTGGTGGTCAGCGCGTCCGAAGAGCGCCCCATGGAGCGCATCTTCGGGAAGCGCGTCATCATCATCGGCGGGGGTGCCCAGGTCGGGCAAGTCGCAGTCGGCGCGGTCTCCGAGGCCGACCGGCACAACCTGCGGGGTGAGCGGATCTCGGTGGATACGATCCCGCTCGTGGGAGAGGCGGCGCTGGCCGAGGCGGTCCATGCGGTGGCACGCCTTCCACGGGCCCGCGCCCTCGTCCTCGCGGGGGCCATCATGGGCGGCGAGATCGAGAAGGCCGTCCGCGCCGTCCGGGAGAAGGGGCTCCTCGTGATCTCGCTCAACATGGCGGGTTCGGTGCCGGAGGCGGCGGACCTCGTCGTGAGCGACCCGATCCAGGCGGGGGTCATGGCCGTGATGGCGATCGCGGACACCGCGAAGTTCCGAATCGAGAAGCTGAAAAAAAAGACGTACTGA
- a CDS encoding pyrroloquinoline quinone-dependent dehydrogenase: MTKCGRRRGTTISMRATAGVSVLFFAAASPLAGQAGTPEAGEWRSYGGDLWSTKYSPADQIHAGNFTDLEIAWRWTSVDGFLSMTLPGGSEWRAPSDQIFAALNELDPDRWRGGNPPNIGNLKATPLMVDSVLYLNTPTSIGVAVDARTGETIWAYNPKSYEEGTTTMTLSWNQRGVAYWSDGTEARVFWGTGNGYLICVDAATGRPCPDFGEGGRVDLMRDIPRAARAARDWQNQMLYSVQSPPVVVGNTVISPQSISSMNVTREAPPGWMRGFDVRTGETLWTFRTIPRPGEFGHDSWESDAWEVTGKVGVWSMMSVDEELGLVYLPVNTAAPDFYGGHRPGDNLFAESLVALDVETGERVWHYQLVHHGLWDYDPPAAPNLVDIVVDGRPIRAVAQITKQGFVFVFDRETGEPVWPIVERPVPTDSNLEGEVPSPTQPFPTRPAPFEYQGTSMDDLVDFTPEVRAMAVEAVQGFRLGSLYTPPSLEGTVIRPGTTGGANWGGAAVDPETGILYVPSRNVHAITRFREPEPGEASTLRYIQSSAPGIRMPQGLPVWKPPYSRMTAIDLNTGEHLWMIPTGDGNRIRDNPLLAGLDLPPLGGDVGLAGPLLTRTLLIYPLTRGGTEDGPRLVAYDKATGAELASVDLPGTAIGTPMTYIIDGRQHIAITVGGQRVPELVSFALPN, translated from the coding sequence GTGACGAAGTGCGGACGGCGGCGGGGAACCACGATTTCGATGCGCGCGACGGCGGGCGTCTCCGTTCTTTTCTTCGCGGCCGCTTCACCCCTCGCGGGACAAGCCGGCACGCCCGAGGCCGGCGAGTGGAGGAGCTACGGCGGGGACCTCTGGAGCACGAAGTACTCCCCCGCCGATCAGATCCACGCCGGGAACTTCACCGATCTCGAGATCGCCTGGCGATGGACCTCCGTGGACGGCTTCCTGAGCATGACTCTTCCCGGCGGGAGTGAATGGCGGGCCCCCTCCGACCAGATCTTCGCCGCATTGAACGAGCTGGACCCCGACCGTTGGCGCGGCGGAAATCCTCCGAACATCGGGAACCTCAAGGCCACCCCGCTCATGGTGGACAGCGTCCTCTACCTGAACACCCCGACCTCCATCGGCGTGGCGGTGGACGCCCGAACGGGCGAGACGATCTGGGCCTACAATCCGAAGAGTTACGAGGAAGGGACGACCACCATGACGCTGAGCTGGAACCAGCGGGGCGTGGCTTATTGGAGCGATGGGACGGAGGCCCGTGTATTCTGGGGGACGGGAAACGGGTATCTGATCTGCGTGGACGCGGCGACGGGGCGCCCCTGCCCCGACTTCGGCGAAGGGGGCCGGGTGGACCTCATGCGGGATATCCCGCGCGCCGCCCGCGCCGCCCGGGACTGGCAGAACCAGATGCTTTATTCAGTTCAGTCCCCTCCGGTCGTGGTCGGAAACACGGTCATCTCGCCGCAGTCCATCTCCTCGATGAACGTCACGAGGGAGGCGCCTCCCGGCTGGATGCGGGGCTTCGACGTGCGCACCGGGGAAACGCTCTGGACCTTTCGCACCATTCCCCGGCCCGGCGAGTTCGGGCACGACAGCTGGGAAAGCGACGCCTGGGAGGTGACGGGGAAGGTCGGAGTCTGGTCCATGATGAGCGTGGACGAGGAGCTCGGCCTCGTCTACCTCCCCGTGAACACCGCCGCCCCGGACTTCTACGGGGGCCACCGCCCCGGCGACAACCTCTTCGCCGAGAGCCTCGTCGCCCTGGATGTGGAGACCGGGGAGCGGGTCTGGCACTACCAACTCGTCCACCACGGCCTCTGGGACTACGATCCACCCGCGGCACCCAACCTCGTGGACATCGTCGTGGACGGGCGCCCGATCCGGGCGGTCGCGCAGATCACGAAACAAGGTTTCGTCTTCGTCTTCGACCGGGAGACCGGCGAGCCGGTCTGGCCGATCGTGGAACGCCCCGTCCCGACCGATTCGAATCTGGAAGGGGAGGTCCCTTCCCCGACGCAGCCTTTCCCGACCCGTCCCGCTCCCTTCGAATACCAGGGCACCTCGATGGATGACCTCGTGGACTTCACGCCCGAGGTGCGCGCGATGGCCGTGGAGGCGGTTCAGGGGTTCCGTCTGGGCTCCCTCTACACACCCCCCTCCCTCGAGGGGACGGTGATCCGGCCGGGAACGACGGGGGGCGCGAACTGGGGGGGCGCCGCAGTGGATCCGGAAACGGGAATCCTCTACGTCCCCTCCCGAAACGTCCATGCGATCACCCGCTTCCGGGAGCCGGAGCCGGGGGAGGCCTCCACCCTACGGTACATCCAGTCTTCGGCCCCCGGGATCCGCATGCCACAGGGACTCCCGGTCTGGAAGCCGCCCTATTCGCGCATGACCGCCATCGATCTGAACACCGGAGAACACCTTTGGATGATTCCAACCGGGGACGGGAATCGGATTCGCGATAACCCGCTTCTGGCGGGGCTGGACCTCCCGCCCCTGGGAGGGGACGTCGGCCTGGCCGGGCCCCTTCTGACCCGGACCCTTCTGATCTACCCGCTCACCCGGGGGGGAACGGAGGACGGGCCGCGCCTGGTTGCGTACGACAAGGCAACCGGTGCGGAGCTCGCGTCCGTGGATCTTCCGGGCACCGCCATCGGTACTCCCATGACCTACATCATAGACGGCCGCCAGCACATCGCGATCACGGTCGGTGGACAGAGGGTCCCCGAGTTGGTTTCGTTCGCGTTGCCGAATTGA
- a CDS encoding MBL fold metallo-hydrolase, with translation MTTISIRSPWVVALPILVLATAPLAAAPLAAQAPPGSEHVGSAFTFEEIRPGIWFAVGTGSLTVFSNATVIVNEEDVLVVDTHVSPAAAFALREELEAITDKPIRYVVSTHYHFDHAHGNQIYVGSAEIIGHEYTRWALENGLSLTGPTFARFLAPIPERVEQLRAQVAAAETPEARETAEGRLLIQENFLEATNAVVPTPPTITLRDRMTLVRGGREIQIIHLGRGHTAGDVVVYLPEERLLMTGDLFYGGIPYMGTAYLSDWADTLERMKELDFEMVLPGHGGVVTDRQQIDRLQAYMRDLWAQIQEMHAAGVPAEEAAARIDLRAHGDNFAAARRLGADVDAVVRGYELLNEAR, from the coding sequence ATGACGACGATTTCGATCCGGTCCCCGTGGGTGGTGGCGCTTCCCATCCTCGTACTGGCGACCGCGCCACTGGCGGCGGCGCCCCTCGCGGCACAGGCGCCTCCCGGCTCGGAGCACGTCGGGTCCGCCTTCACCTTCGAGGAGATCCGTCCAGGGATCTGGTTCGCGGTCGGCACGGGGAGCCTCACGGTCTTCTCGAACGCGACGGTCATCGTCAACGAAGAAGACGTGCTCGTCGTGGACACGCACGTCTCGCCGGCGGCCGCTTTTGCGCTCCGCGAAGAGCTCGAGGCGATCACCGACAAGCCGATCCGGTACGTGGTGAGCACGCACTATCACTTCGACCACGCGCACGGGAACCAGATCTACGTCGGGAGCGCGGAGATCATCGGGCATGAATACACGCGGTGGGCGCTCGAGAACGGGCTCTCCCTGACCGGCCCGACCTTCGCCAGGTTCCTCGCGCCGATCCCCGAACGGGTCGAGCAGCTTCGCGCCCAGGTCGCCGCGGCCGAAACGCCGGAGGCGCGGGAGACCGCAGAGGGGCGCCTCCTGATCCAGGAGAACTTCCTGGAAGCCACGAACGCGGTGGTTCCCACTCCCCCCACGATCACGCTCCGGGACCGCATGACCCTCGTCCGGGGAGGCAGGGAGATCCAGATCATCCATCTCGGGCGGGGGCATACGGCGGGCGATGTCGTGGTCTACCTTCCCGAGGAGCGCCTCCTCATGACGGGCGATCTCTTTTACGGAGGAATCCCGTACATGGGCACGGCCTACCTCTCCGACTGGGCGGACACCCTCGAGCGAATGAAAGAGCTGGACTTCGAGATGGTCCTCCCCGGACATGGCGGGGTGGTGACCGACCGTCAGCAGATTGACCGCCTGCAGGCCTACATGCGCGACCTCTGGGCCCAGATTCAGGAGATGCATGCCGCGGGCGTTCCGGCCGAGGAAGCCGCGGCCCGCATTGACCTGCGCGCGCATGGCGACAACTTTGCGGCCGCTAGGCGCCTCGGGGCGGACGTGGACGCCGTGGTACGCGGGTACGAGCTTCTGAATGAGGCGCGTTGA
- a CDS encoding cyclase family protein — translation MKRIAAALSLVAAALASHGASPTPLAAQQAQFQPHPATQDPDVLVTLETLARWEEELSNWGRWGPDDQRGTFNLITPEKTRDAAGLVREGITVTLQHFVTTEEAMDSQAFGETRYWMSRLNAQGEPTFALDEIQFSLHDGMLSHMDALCHYRKEMDGEFVIFNGYPQNLTTKGCHDLSIDKMGPGYVTRAILVDIPLLRGVDWLEPTTPIFVEDLEAWEEFAGVRVGPGDALLVRTGRWALREAEGPWAYGQGGAGLHASVLPWLQERGVALLVGDAVNDVQPSGVQGINRPIHQLTQVNLGLPIVDNGYLEDAAEVAANLQRWEFMISWQISKIVGGTAAPFNALATF, via the coding sequence ATGAAAAGGATCGCCGCCGCCTTAAGTCTGGTCGCCGCCGCTCTCGCGTCCCACGGGGCGTCGCCCACGCCGCTCGCCGCCCAGCAGGCGCAATTCCAGCCGCACCCGGCCACGCAGGATCCGGACGTCCTCGTGACGCTCGAAACACTCGCCAGGTGGGAGGAGGAGTTGTCGAATTGGGGGCGGTGGGGACCGGACGACCAGCGCGGGACCTTCAACCTCATCACGCCGGAAAAGACGCGGGACGCGGCGGGGCTCGTCCGTGAGGGGATCACGGTCACCCTCCAGCACTTCGTCACGACCGAAGAGGCGATGGACTCGCAGGCCTTCGGGGAGACGCGTTATTGGATGAGCCGCCTGAACGCGCAGGGAGAGCCGACCTTCGCGCTCGACGAGATCCAGTTCTCGCTCCACGACGGGATGCTGTCCCACATGGACGCGCTCTGCCACTACCGGAAGGAGATGGACGGGGAGTTCGTGATCTTCAACGGCTACCCGCAGAATCTCACCACGAAAGGGTGCCACGACCTCTCGATAGACAAGATGGGACCGGGGTACGTGACCCGCGCCATCCTGGTGGACATCCCGCTCCTGCGGGGGGTGGACTGGCTCGAGCCGACGACGCCCATCTTCGTGGAAGACCTGGAAGCCTGGGAGGAGTTCGCCGGCGTGCGGGTCGGGCCCGGGGACGCGCTCCTGGTTCGGACCGGCCGGTGGGCGCTCCGCGAGGCCGAAGGGCCCTGGGCCTACGGGCAGGGCGGGGCCGGGCTCCATGCCTCGGTCCTTCCCTGGCTCCAGGAGCGGGGCGTCGCCCTCCTCGTCGGGGACGCGGTGAACGACGTGCAGCCCTCGGGCGTCCAGGGGATCAACCGCCCGATCCATCAGCTCACCCAGGTGAACCTGGGGCTCCCGATCGTGGATAACGGGTACTTGGAGGATGCCGCCGAGGTCGCGGCGAACCTCCAGCGGTGGGAGTTCATGATCTCCTGGCAGATCAGCAAGATCGTGGGAGGGACGGCGGCTCCCTTCAACGCACTGGCGACCTTCTGA